The Chryseobacterium oranimense genome contains the following window.
ATCATCTTATGAAAAATCGCAAACAAGCATTCAAAATATTTATTACCATTCTGTTTTTATGGCTGTGTGGACACTTAATTTATATAACTATTGACGGCTTGACAGACAAAAATAAGCACGCAGATATCGCCGTAGTTTTAGGCAATACAGTCAATGAAGATGGAACCCTTTCAAAGAGACTTGAAAAACGTATGGAATGTGGGCTTAATCTTTATCGTTCCGGACGAGTGAAAAAAATAGTAGTGAGTGGCGGACTTGGAAAAGAAGGATTTTACGAAGGGAACAAAATGAAAGAGTATTTAATTAAAAACAAAGTACCTGA
Protein-coding sequences here:
- a CDS encoding YdcF family protein, giving the protein MKNRKQAFKIFITILFLWLCGHLIYITIDGLTDKNKHADIAVVLGNTVNEDGTLSKRLEKRMECGLNLYRSGRVKKIVVSGGLGKEGFYEGNKMKEYLIKNKVPDSVIIVDNFGNNTLATVNNTLKLKDSLHFQSLIVVSQYFHLTRTKMLFRKQNFKNVSSVSPQYFELRDIYSLLREFVAYYIG